In one window of Zingiber officinale cultivar Zhangliang chromosome 11A, Zo_v1.1, whole genome shotgun sequence DNA:
- the LOC122031652 gene encoding zinc finger MYM-type protein 1-like has protein sequence MNENIGDIVLEKAPKNVKYTSPDIQKDILNIFANQVRTKIRKEVGDAKFCILVDEATDTSNKEQMAIVLRFVDIDGFLRERFFAIVHVTDTTAATLKKKISDTLGCYDLHIHNMRGQGYDGASNMRGSWNGLEALFLKDCSCAYYVHYFAHRLQLALTAAAEKEVSIWLFFSKLNSICNLFNASPKRHAKLLSAQKAEVAHMVAIGERDTGRGCNQIENLLRPGKTRWSSNFDSICNMIDMYSYVITVLENMVYDGSSNSIRGEASGLLIAMKSFDFIFILHLMQKIMGLTNLLCRALQEKSLDILNAMDYVINLLQVVLVNKMIQSQLSVRIYGRG, from the coding sequence ATGAATGAGAATATTGGGGACATCGTCTTAGAGAAAGCTCCAAAAAATGTAAAGTATACTTCACCAGATATTCAGAAAGATATTTTGAATATTTTTGCCAATCAAGTGAGAACTAAGATTCGTAAAGAAGTCGGGGATGCAAAATTTTGTATTTTAGTTGATGAAGCAACAGATACATCTAACAAAGAGCAGATGGCTATTGTATTAAGATTTGTGGATATTGATGGTTTTTTACGAGAGCGGTTCTTTGCTATTGTACATGTGACTGACACAACTGCTGCAAcacttaagaaaaaaatatctgatACTCTTGGCTGTTATGACTtgcatatccacaacatgcggggacaaggatatgatggtgctagCAATATGCGTGGCTCTTGGAATGGATTAGAAGCTCTATTCTTGAAAGATTGTTCATGTGCATATTATGTACATTATTTCGCTCATCGACTTCAACTAGCATTAACTGCAGCTGCTGAAAAAGAGGTATCCATTTGGTTATTCTTTTCAAAACTGAATTCCATTTGTAATCTCTTTAATGCGTCTCCTAAACGTCATGCTAAGTTACTTTCTGCTCAAAAAGCTGAAGTTGCGCATATGGTAGCTATTGGTGAACGTGATACTGGTAGAGGATGTAATCAAATTGAAAATTTACTACGGCCTGGAAAGACTCGCTGGAGTTCTAATTTTGACTCAATTTGTAACATGATTGATATGTATAGTTATGTGATTACCGTATTAGAAAACATGGTGTACGATGGGTCCTCTAACTCCATCCGTGGTGAAGCTAGTGGTTTGCTGATAGCGATGAAGTCTTTtgatttcatattcatattacaTTTGATGCAAAAGATAATGGGGTTAACAAATCTGCTTTGTCGAGCATTGCAAGAGAAATCTTTAGATATTTTAAATGCAATGGACTATGTTATAAATCTGCTACAGGTCGTTCTTGTCAACAAAATGATTCAATCACAGTTGAGTGTTAGGATctacggtcgcggctag